One Polaribacter sp. KT25b DNA segment encodes these proteins:
- a CDS encoding family 16 glycosylhydrolase, with the protein MKIFKNYLFISLFAMLTLTSLSCDAQKSTVNNVKIEVKTPMPFSDQQNKGGWVLNEDLSDEFKGTEIDTVKWFVEGLNDRYYIWKGRAPSQFVAKNVIVEDDKLKLRTAWEPEYPFIKESYADGNMGSSQYGVYKDGTPMPVTTAGVLTNKRFLYGYMEVKSKVGNAAITGAFWAIGHEQELDVFELMGNPKNKGNIRADSYLATAHDWSPPAQRPTKIFNHDENLDFRTADDFHVYGAEWGVDYLKLFIDGKLIRHFTQDQLGTSFVLNNPMEVWLDSEIFFWLGLPHKEELPVDFEIEYMRVWQKPSDNLLAKDAAFYGFEGPILFEENPRPLTLLPESSVPDDYQKFWNINEGSAKYLSIAYGDYYQGVNSLEFSGFSKTDSLKVEKAVAMAPEGSLKLEAGEFTISAKVWLDQGVIADKIHLVLQDPALEVTFLDLRKLKRREWITLESTFSRTVASGEKDAIAIEVRKEDLPKTRAAKLYIDNIVIKKK; encoded by the coding sequence ATGAAGATATTTAAAAATTACTTGTTTATTTCTTTGTTTGCAATGCTAACTTTAACGAGTTTGAGTTGTGATGCACAAAAATCTACTGTAAATAATGTGAAAATTGAAGTCAAGACTCCAATGCCTTTTTCTGATCAACAGAATAAAGGTGGTTGGGTGTTAAATGAAGATTTAAGTGATGAGTTTAAGGGAACAGAAATAGACACAGTTAAGTGGTTTGTGGAAGGCTTAAATGATAGGTATTATATTTGGAAAGGACGCGCTCCATCTCAATTTGTAGCTAAAAATGTAATTGTAGAAGATGATAAATTAAAACTAAGAACAGCTTGGGAACCAGAGTATCCTTTTATCAAAGAAAGTTATGCTGATGGTAATATGGGATCGTCTCAATATGGAGTTTACAAAGACGGAACACCAATGCCAGTTACTACTGCAGGTGTTTTAACAAATAAACGTTTTTTGTATGGTTATATGGAAGTGAAATCTAAAGTTGGAAATGCTGCTATTACCGGCGCTTTTTGGGCAATTGGTCACGAACAAGAATTAGATGTTTTCGAGTTGATGGGAAATCCTAAAAATAAAGGAAACATTAGAGCAGATTCTTATTTAGCCACGGCTCATGATTGGAGCCCGCCAGCACAAAGACCTACTAAAATATTTAATCATGATGAAAATTTAGATTTTAGAACTGCTGATGATTTTCATGTATATGGAGCAGAATGGGGTGTAGATTATTTAAAACTATTTATTGATGGTAAATTAATTCGTCATTTTACACAAGATCAATTAGGTACTTCTTTTGTGTTAAATAATCCAATGGAAGTATGGTTAGATTCAGAGATTTTCTTCTGGTTAGGTTTGCCTCATAAAGAAGAATTACCAGTAGATTTCGAAATTGAATATATGAGAGTTTGGCAAAAACCTTCTGATAATTTGCTAGCAAAGGATGCTGCTTTTTACGGTTTCGAAGGGCCAATTTTATTTGAAGAAAACCCTAGACCTTTAACATTATTACCAGAAAGTTCTGTGCCAGACGATTATCAGAAATTTTGGAATATAAATGAAGGTTCAGCAAAATATTTATCAATTGCTTATGGCGATTATTACCAAGGTGTAAATAGTTTAGAATTTTCTGGATTTAGTAAAACGGATAGTTTAAAGGTAGAAAAAGCAGTTGCTATGGCACCTGAAGGTTCATTAAAACTTGAAGCTGGAGAATTTACAATATCTGCAAAAGTTTGGTTAGACCAAGGTGTTATTGCTGATAAAATTCACTTGGTTTTACAAGATCCAGCATTAGAAGTAACTTTTTTAGATCTTAGAAAACTTAAAAGACGAGAGTGGATTACTTTAGAAAGTACCTTTTCTAGAACTGTTGCATCCGGAGAAAAAGATGCCATTGCTATTGAAGTTAGAAAAGAAGATTTGCCTAAAACACGAGCGGCAAAACTTTATATAGATAATATTGTTATCAAGAAAAAATAA
- a CDS encoding alkaline phosphatase D family protein gives MKTQLLIILLFLSFSIKGQNFLELPKNIKPEDRIAFAMYTVHENIVKLTAQFYPIKNYEPFEATLEINENGKWIQKAEASIHYPGYTALFRIENWDDTKERKYRVAHNNKAFYEGIIRKNPIHKDNFVLAALTCNSIYPSHGGDIPKTDLVENIKKIQPDLLFFSGDQVYDHSEHYLYWLKFGQDFGEIIRNTPTICIVDDHDVGQGNIWGNGGIKSKDRRGIDGGYYMPVEYIKEVERAQTSHLPDAYDPTPIEQGIGVYYTDLKWGGLSFAILEDRKFKSGPGKIFKHKGKVVDAIFDPTVNTKDFDSPKAALLGKRQLDFLEDWTTDWDNVEMKTVLSQTIFAMANNYTGKHDREIFADFDSNGWPQSGRNKALSVIRKSFSPMIAGDQHLGSLIKHGVDDWDDAGYSFCTPAIANYWMRWWDPKKTGKNKAKNAPNYTGEFLDGFQNKITMHAVANPTLPEIEEGGKLSTRVAGFGVIKYNKPNRTITFECWGRNIDITDPNSKQYAGWPVTISQFDNFNPKISYALPKLEISKENQVVTIRKSETQEVVSSVRIKGVSYQPKVLELGSYLIEVGEGTSVKKYYGVLSKKKNKSKLVVKI, from the coding sequence ATGAAAACCCAATTATTAATTATCTTATTGTTTTTGTCATTTAGTATTAAAGGACAAAATTTTCTTGAATTACCAAAAAACATAAAGCCAGAAGATAGAATTGCTTTTGCAATGTATACTGTGCACGAGAATATTGTAAAGTTAACAGCTCAGTTTTATCCTATAAAAAATTACGAACCATTTGAAGCAACATTAGAAATTAATGAAAACGGAAAATGGATTCAAAAAGCAGAAGCTTCAATCCATTATCCAGGATATACAGCTCTTTTTAGAATAGAAAATTGGGATGATACCAAAGAAAGAAAATACAGAGTTGCGCATAATAACAAAGCCTTTTATGAAGGTATTATTCGTAAAAACCCAATTCATAAAGACAATTTTGTATTAGCAGCATTAACTTGTAATTCTATTTACCCTAGTCATGGTGGAGACATTCCAAAAACAGATCTTGTAGAAAATATTAAAAAAATACAACCAGATTTATTGTTTTTCTCTGGAGACCAAGTTTATGACCATAGTGAGCATTATTTGTATTGGCTAAAATTTGGACAAGATTTTGGTGAAATTATTAGAAATACACCCACTATTTGTATTGTAGATGATCATGATGTAGGACAAGGAAATATATGGGGAAATGGTGGTATAAAAAGTAAAGATAGAAGAGGTATTGATGGTGGATATTATATGCCAGTAGAATATATAAAAGAAGTAGAAAGAGCACAAACAAGCCACTTACCAGATGCTTACGATCCAACTCCTATTGAGCAAGGAATTGGAGTTTATTATACAGATTTAAAATGGGGAGGTTTAAGTTTTGCCATTTTAGAAGATAGAAAATTTAAATCGGGTCCAGGTAAAATATTTAAACACAAAGGAAAGGTTGTAGATGCTATTTTTGATCCTACAGTAAACACAAAAGATTTTGATAGTCCAAAAGCAGCTTTATTAGGGAAAAGACAGCTAGATTTTTTAGAAGATTGGACTACAGATTGGGACAATGTAGAAATGAAAACAGTTCTTTCTCAAACCATTTTTGCAATGGCTAATAATTATACAGGTAAACATGATAGAGAAATTTTTGCAGATTTTGATTCTAACGGATGGCCACAATCTGGAAGAAATAAAGCTTTATCTGTAATTAGAAAAAGTTTTTCTCCAATGATTGCAGGTGACCAACATTTAGGCTCATTAATTAAACATGGTGTAGATGATTGGGATGATGCAGGTTATTCTTTTTGTACACCTGCAATTGCAAATTACTGGATGCGTTGGTGGGATCCTAAAAAAACAGGAAAAAACAAAGCTAAAAATGCACCAAATTATACAGGTGAATTTTTAGATGGATTTCAAAATAAAATTACAATGCACGCAGTTGCAAACCCAACGTTGCCAGAAATAGAAGAAGGGGGTAAATTATCTACAAGAGTTGCTGGTTTTGGAGTAATAAAATATAACAAACCAAATAGAACTATCACTTTTGAATGTTGGGGTAGAAATATAGATATTACAGATCCAAATAGTAAGCAATATGCAGGTTGGCCTGTTACTATTTCTCAGTTTGATAATTTTAATCCAAAGATTTCTTATGCATTACCAAAATTAGAAATATCAAAAGAAAATCAAGTAGTTACTATCAGAAAAAGCGAGACTCAAGAAGTAGTTTCTTCAGTTAGAATTAAGGGTGTTTCTTATCAACCAAAAGTACTAGAACTAGGTTCTTATTTAATTGAAGTAGGAGAAGGTACATCAGTAAAAAAATATTATGGGGTGTTGTCTAAAAAGAAAAACAAATCAAAATTAGTCGTAAAAATTTAA
- a CDS encoding family 16 glycosylhydrolase has protein sequence MKIFYKILVISFLFFGFSCAKSTSEKGDVFTSKIYPASDSENEEGWVLNEEISDEFEGTEIDTSKWFVEGQNGDYYIWKGRAPSQYAPHNVIVENGKLILKTQWEPDYNFAKESYADGAHKDTYGVHEGKPMPVTTAAIVSKKRFLNGYMEIKSKAPHAAMTAAFWAIGFEQELDMYEQLAVPKIAKEGSISNKTNRTAIHDWSPPSTRPTKAFGYDETLPYITSDDFHVYGVEWGQDYLKIYRDGKFIHSFTQDELGTDWVLNNPMEIWVDSEIFKWLGVPHKEELPATFEAEYVRVWQKESDNVLAKARAFYGFEGPILFEESPKPLTMVPENSEANDYQKFWLFSEGSEKYLKITEGHYNSGVESLQFFGYGKNDSLNVDKVLIKTPKGALNLPAGDYTISMKVWLDQGRITDSIHVSLMDPKAYLVFSGLKKIPRKEWVTIEHKISRATASTKGDGMIIEIRKEDLPETKAAKLYIDDIEIKNIK, from the coding sequence TTGAAAATATTTTACAAAATATTAGTTATATCATTTTTGTTTTTCGGATTTAGTTGTGCAAAATCAACATCAGAAAAAGGAGACGTTTTTACTTCAAAAATTTATCCTGCTTCAGATTCAGAAAACGAAGAAGGTTGGGTTTTAAATGAAGAAATTTCTGATGAATTTGAAGGGACAGAAATAGACACTTCAAAATGGTTTGTTGAAGGTCAGAATGGAGATTATTATATTTGGAAAGGACGAGCTCCTTCTCAATATGCACCACATAATGTAATTGTAGAAAACGGAAAATTAATTTTAAAAACGCAATGGGAACCAGATTATAATTTCGCAAAAGAAAGTTATGCAGATGGTGCTCATAAAGACACTTATGGAGTTCATGAAGGTAAACCAATGCCAGTTACTACTGCAGCAATTGTAAGTAAAAAAAGGTTTTTAAATGGTTATATGGAAATAAAATCAAAAGCACCTCATGCAGCAATGACAGCAGCATTTTGGGCAATTGGTTTTGAGCAAGAGTTAGATATGTATGAGCAGTTAGCGGTGCCAAAAATTGCTAAAGAAGGTTCTATTTCAAATAAAACAAACAGAACAGCAATTCATGATTGGAGTCCACCATCAACAAGACCAACAAAGGCTTTTGGTTATGATGAAACTTTACCTTACATAACTTCGGATGATTTTCATGTGTATGGAGTGGAATGGGGACAAGATTATTTGAAAATATATAGAGATGGTAAATTTATTCATAGCTTTACTCAAGATGAATTAGGTACAGATTGGGTATTGAATAATCCGATGGAAATATGGGTGGATTCTGAGATTTTTAAATGGTTAGGTGTTCCTCATAAAGAAGAATTACCAGCAACTTTTGAAGCAGAATATGTAAGAGTTTGGCAAAAAGAATCAGATAATGTTTTAGCAAAAGCCAGGGCTTTTTATGGTTTTGAAGGTCCAATTTTATTTGAAGAAAGCCCTAAACCATTAACAATGGTTCCAGAAAATTCAGAAGCAAACGATTATCAAAAATTTTGGTTATTTAGTGAGGGTTCAGAAAAATATTTAAAAATTACAGAAGGACATTACAATAGTGGTGTAGAATCTTTACAGTTTTTTGGATATGGAAAAAACGATTCATTGAACGTAGATAAAGTACTTATAAAAACACCTAAAGGTGCTTTAAATTTACCAGCAGGAGATTATACTATATCAATGAAGGTTTGGTTAGATCAAGGTAGAATTACAGATTCTATTCATGTATCCTTAATGGATCCTAAAGCCTATTTGGTTTTCTCTGGCTTAAAGAAGATTCCGAGAAAAGAGTGGGTAACTATTGAACATAAGATTTCTAGAGCTACAGCATCTACAAAAGGTGATGGAATGATTATAGAAATTAGAAAAGAAGATTTACCAGAAACAAAAGCTGCAAAGCTATATATTGATGATATTGAAATAAAAAATATAAAATAA
- a CDS encoding CRTAC1 family protein, whose protein sequence is MDFKKYSNSKLFLTAIIVFTLVGNSVFAQSVKFKETKKDFPRQEKNLRKWDAPVVVDLDKDGYLDLLINDHGFGIQVQWNNKGKFAKPFDIIMGDLHGVSAGDFDNDGHIEVIMSRGGGSGSNARNSLIFKVKGREFSVMKDFKEPLALMRGRTVKFVDLDNDGDLDLLNFAFPDGAKKGASENYIYKNNGLGELILQGTIPASKANGQKALITDFNNDNIMDIILYGYKNVIAYQGKGDLTFTEVTKKIFPFEIDEVTTIGEIDYDNDGDMDLFFTRGLEFKTGETFYNKETKDLGFYTKRGILNLDDFVSGEVLELENFQSQWPNNDTYFIGEASYDYEFKGETHSGKDISLVMSDALGFPENPDYKAKKGWYIGYVGNQKWRISGFLWAPATGVIHNVKNFTESQQSKGKNDILLENKGSKFVDVTKQANLFLEEHTMAVTIADYDNNGFKDLLVIKRGELVYDNESILYLNNGNSTFKTATNHAIITRDLGGIGMAVESLDYNKDGKVDVVIGDERAKWSLFKNQTETNNLALTVEVKKSPKENVSPLGALVTISSCRNTQIQRVGTSASQYSLSHNTFVHFGLGTCGKNVKVTVKYSNGETVTKTIAASSKILKIGK, encoded by the coding sequence ATGGATTTTAAAAAATATAGCAATAGTAAATTATTTCTTACTGCAATTATTGTATTCACTTTAGTTGGGAATTCAGTTTTTGCACAATCAGTAAAATTCAAAGAAACTAAAAAAGATTTTCCAAGACAAGAGAAGAATTTAAGAAAATGGGATGCTCCTGTGGTGGTAGATTTAGACAAAGATGGATACTTAGATTTATTGATTAATGATCACGGATTTGGTATTCAAGTTCAATGGAATAACAAAGGTAAGTTTGCAAAACCTTTTGATATTATTATGGGAGATTTACACGGTGTTTCTGCTGGAGATTTTGATAATGATGGCCATATAGAGGTAATTATGTCTAGAGGAGGTGGCTCTGGAAGCAATGCAAGAAATTCTCTCATCTTTAAAGTAAAAGGGCGAGAGTTTTCTGTAATGAAAGACTTTAAAGAACCTTTGGCTTTAATGAGAGGTAGAACAGTAAAATTTGTAGATTTAGATAATGATGGCGATTTAGATTTACTAAATTTTGCATTTCCTGATGGAGCAAAAAAAGGAGCAAGTGAAAATTATATCTATAAAAATAACGGCTTAGGAGAATTAATTTTACAGGGTACAATTCCTGCAAGTAAAGCCAATGGTCAAAAAGCATTGATAACCGATTTTAATAATGATAACATTATGGATATCATTTTATACGGATATAAAAATGTAATTGCTTATCAAGGAAAAGGCGATTTAACTTTTACAGAGGTTACCAAAAAAATATTTCCATTCGAGATTGATGAGGTTACTACTATTGGAGAAATAGATTATGATAATGATGGTGATATGGACTTGTTTTTTACAAGAGGATTAGAGTTTAAAACAGGAGAAACTTTCTACAATAAAGAAACTAAAGATTTAGGGTTTTATACTAAAAGAGGGATTTTAAATTTAGATGACTTTGTTTCGGGTGAAGTTTTAGAGTTAGAAAATTTTCAATCTCAATGGCCCAATAACGATACTTATTTTATTGGAGAAGCTTCTTATGATTATGAGTTTAAAGGAGAAACACATTCTGGTAAAGATATTAGTTTAGTAATGAGTGATGCTTTAGGTTTTCCTGAAAATCCAGATTATAAAGCGAAAAAAGGTTGGTATATTGGTTATGTAGGCAACCAAAAATGGCGTATTTCTGGGTTTCTTTGGGCTCCTGCAACAGGTGTTATTCACAATGTAAAAAACTTTACAGAATCTCAACAATCAAAAGGCAAAAATGATATTTTGTTAGAAAACAAAGGTTCAAAATTTGTAGATGTTACTAAACAAGCAAATTTGTTTTTAGAAGAACACACAATGGCTGTTACTATTGCAGATTATGATAACAACGGATTTAAAGATTTGTTAGTCATTAAAAGAGGTGAATTAGTGTATGATAATGAATCAATCTTATATCTAAATAACGGAAACTCTACTTTTAAAACAGCAACAAATCATGCTATTATTACCAGAGATTTAGGAGGAATTGGTATGGCAGTAGAAAGTTTAGATTATAATAAAGATGGTAAAGTTGATGTAGTTATAGGTGATGAAAGAGCAAAATGGAGTTTATTTAAAAATCAAACAGAAACAAATAATTTAGCGTTAACAGTAGAGGTAAAAAAATCACCAAAAGAAAATGTTTCTCCATTAGGAGCTTTAGTTACTATTTCGTCTTGCAGAAATACCCAAATACAAAGAGTGGGTACATCTGCATCACAATACTCATTAAGTCATAATACTTTTGTTCACTTCGGATTAGGTACTTGTGGTAAAAATGTAAAAGTTACAGTAAAGTATTCTAATGGAGAAACAGTAACAAAAACAATTGCAGCTTCTAGTAAAATTTTAAAAATTGGAAAGTAA
- a CDS encoding sulfatase-like hydrolase/transferase, with translation MKKIITIICLAITVTSCAQKKPNIIFLFSDDAGYQDFGFQGSKVMITPNLDKLAKEGVKFTQGYVTDATCGPSRAGLITGKYQQKFGYQEINVPNYMSPNSKFLGDDMGLPVDQKTIADYLKTIGYKSAVYGKWHLGNADRFHPLKRGFDEFYGFRGGARSYFPYSNFNGVHHDNKMERNFEIFEEPKKYATDAFADEAISFIEKNKNNPFFIYLAFNAVHTPMHATKEDLAKFPNLKGKRQQVAAMTFALDRACGKVLDKLKELGLDENTIIVFSNDNGGPTDKNASLNLPLSGTKSNHLEGGLRVPFLMKWPKKLKAGKVYDYPVSTMDLLPTFFAAGGGDVKDLEEIDGVNIVPFVNGANKARPHKELYWKKEARAVYRENDWKLIRFADRPAELYDLTKDITEQNNLASQEPERVKMMFKKLFAWELTQERPLWMLQQRFEKYDIDRMDRYRTPELVKKEMEQYDKSK, from the coding sequence GATGATTACTCCTAATTTAGATAAATTAGCAAAAGAAGGTGTAAAATTTACACAAGGTTATGTAACAGATGCTACTTGTGGCCCTTCTAGAGCTGGATTAATCACTGGAAAATATCAACAGAAATTTGGGTACCAAGAAATCAATGTTCCTAATTATATGAGTCCAAACTCGAAGTTTTTAGGTGATGATATGGGCTTACCTGTAGATCAAAAAACAATAGCAGATTATTTAAAAACAATTGGATATAAAAGTGCTGTTTATGGTAAATGGCATTTAGGAAATGCAGATCGTTTTCATCCTTTAAAAAGAGGTTTTGATGAGTTTTATGGTTTTAGAGGAGGGGCAAGAAGTTATTTTCCTTACAGTAACTTTAATGGAGTTCATCATGACAATAAAATGGAAAGAAACTTTGAGATTTTTGAAGAACCTAAAAAATATGCAACAGATGCTTTTGCAGATGAAGCAATCTCTTTTATAGAGAAAAATAAAAATAATCCTTTCTTTATTTACTTAGCATTTAATGCGGTTCATACGCCTATGCATGCTACAAAAGAAGATTTGGCAAAATTTCCTAATTTAAAAGGAAAACGTCAGCAAGTAGCTGCTATGACATTCGCTTTAGATAGGGCTTGTGGTAAAGTTTTAGATAAGTTAAAAGAACTAGGTTTAGATGAGAATACAATTATTGTTTTCTCTAATGATAATGGAGGTCCAACTGATAAAAATGCATCTTTAAATTTACCTTTAAGTGGAACAAAATCTAACCATTTAGAAGGAGGTTTAAGAGTTCCTTTCTTAATGAAATGGCCTAAAAAATTAAAAGCTGGTAAAGTATATGATTATCCAGTAAGTACTATGGATTTATTACCAACTTTTTTTGCTGCAGGTGGAGGTGATGTTAAAGATTTAGAAGAAATTGACGGTGTAAATATTGTGCCTTTTGTAAATGGAGCTAACAAAGCAAGACCTCATAAAGAATTATATTGGAAGAAAGAAGCAAGAGCAGTTTATAGAGAAAATGACTGGAAACTAATCCGTTTTGCTGATAGACCTGCAGAATTATATGACTTAACTAAAGATATTACAGAGCAAAATAATTTAGCTTCACAAGAACCAGAGCGTGTAAAAATGATGTTCAAAAAATTATTTGCTTGGGAGTTAACTCAAGAGCGCCCATTATGGATGTTACAACAGCGTTTCGAAAAATATGATATTGATAGAATGGATCGTTATAGAACTCCAGAATTGGTAAAAAAAGAAATGGAACAATACGATAAAAGTAAGTAA
- a CDS encoding glycoside hydrolase family 127 protein, with amino-acid sequence MSTTLNLHNNAITNNAESPFVKLKSINFGDCKWDSGFWSQKVKSAEDKMLPYMGNLLCGDIGHGLNNFKIAAGEKEGAHKGFYWHDGDFYKFMEAKMYIYGLTKNESVLKELDEYIAVIGRAQEDDGYIHTHVQITDGVDRFENRKYHEMYNFGHLFIAGSVHFRITGQRNFLDIAVKMADLLYTYFMPDTKHYQRFGFNQTQIMGLVELYRTTRDAKYLKLAEKFINRRGTYEIKHDDTTIGYPIGDMVQERTPFRESKEAVGHAVLALYYYAGAADVYAETGEKALIDALDALWENVTGKKMYVTGAVGQAHYGASTSLDMIEEGFIDAYMMPNMTAYNETCANLCNAMFSSRMMAIKDESRYADIIELVLYNSGLSGISIEGKDYFYSNPLRMVNNSRDYDSHADVTESPVRQPYLECFCCPPNLVRTICKSSGWAYNLSENGVAVVLFGGNKLDTRMLDGSPIKLSQDTEYPWKGIVKITVDECKDTAFEIKVRIPKWAVGSAIKVNGENANVAVNRGSFAVIKRTWKAGDTIVLDMPMEVTMVEGHNRIEEVRNQVAVKRGPIVYVIETPDLPKNTSILDVYLNGDTTLEAVYKDDFLGGVTVVETELLIRSGKNDDMYQTITKPSFTTFKTQLVPYYAWSNRGQAEMTVFIPVVWNK; translated from the coding sequence ATGAGTACTACATTAAATCTTCATAATAATGCAATTACAAACAATGCAGAAAGTCCGTTTGTAAAATTAAAGAGTATTAATTTTGGTGATTGTAAATGGGATTCAGGTTTCTGGTCGCAAAAAGTAAAATCTGCAGAAGACAAAATGTTGCCTTATATGGGTAACCTTTTATGTGGTGATATTGGTCATGGGTTAAATAATTTTAAAATTGCTGCAGGAGAAAAAGAGGGTGCTCATAAAGGTTTTTATTGGCATGATGGCGATTTTTATAAGTTTATGGAAGCCAAAATGTACATTTACGGACTTACAAAAAATGAGTCTGTTTTAAAAGAATTAGATGAATATATAGCCGTTATTGGTAGAGCGCAAGAAGATGATGGGTACATTCATACGCATGTTCAAATTACAGATGGTGTAGATCGTTTTGAAAACAGAAAGTACCATGAAATGTACAATTTCGGACATTTATTTATTGCAGGTTCTGTGCATTTTAGAATTACTGGGCAACGTAATTTTTTAGATATTGCTGTTAAAATGGCAGATTTATTATACACGTATTTTATGCCAGATACTAAGCATTATCAGCGTTTTGGATTTAATCAAACTCAAATTATGGGGTTAGTTGAATTGTACAGAACTACTAGAGATGCTAAATATTTAAAATTGGCAGAAAAGTTTATCAACAGAAGAGGAACTTACGAAATTAAACACGATGATACTACAATTGGATATCCGATTGGAGATATGGTTCAAGAAAGAACACCTTTTAGAGAATCTAAAGAAGCGGTTGGACACGCAGTTTTAGCACTGTATTATTATGCAGGTGCTGCAGATGTGTACGCAGAAACTGGCGAAAAAGCATTAATTGATGCTTTAGATGCTTTATGGGAAAATGTTACAGGCAAAAAAATGTATGTTACAGGTGCAGTTGGTCAAGCACATTATGGTGCTTCTACAAGTTTAGATATGATTGAAGAAGGCTTTATTGATGCTTATATGATGCCAAATATGACAGCCTATAATGAAACATGTGCAAACTTATGTAATGCCATGTTTAGTAGCAGAATGATGGCAATAAAAGATGAGTCTAGATATGCAGATATTATTGAATTAGTTTTATATAATAGTGGTTTATCTGGAATAAGTATTGAAGGTAAAGATTATTTTTATTCGAATCCTTTAAGAATGGTTAACAATTCTAGAGACTATGATTCACATGCAGATGTTACAGAAAGTCCGGTAAGGCAACCTTATTTAGAATGTTTTTGTTGTCCGCCAAACTTAGTTAGAACTATTTGTAAAAGTTCTGGTTGGGCATATAATTTATCAGAAAATGGAGTAGCAGTAGTTTTATTTGGTGGAAATAAATTAGACACTAGAATGTTAGATGGTTCTCCTATAAAATTATCTCAAGACACAGAATATCCGTGGAAAGGAATTGTGAAAATAACTGTGGATGAATGTAAAGATACAGCTTTTGAGATTAAAGTTAGAATTCCTAAATGGGCAGTTGGAAGTGCTATAAAAGTAAATGGAGAAAATGCAAATGTAGCCGTAAATAGAGGGAGTTTTGCAGTTATCAAAAGAACTTGGAAGGCAGGAGATACTATTGTTTTAGATATGCCGATGGAAGTTACAATGGTAGAAGGTCATAATAGAATTGAAGAAGTAAGAAACCAGGTTGCTGTAAAAAGAGGTCCAATTGTATATGTTATTGAAACACCAGATTTACCAAAAAACACGTCTATTTTAGATGTGTATTTAAATGGTGATACTACTTTAGAAGCGGTTTATAAAGATGATTTTCTTGGTGGCGTAACTGTGGTTGAAACAGAGCTTTTAATTAGATCTGGTAAAAATGATGATATGTATCAAACTATTACAAAACCTTCATTTACAACTTTTAAAACTCAATTAGTACCATATTATGCTTGGAGTAATAGAGGTCAAGCAGAAATGACAGTTTTTATACCAGTAGTTTGGAATAAATAA